In the Vigna radiata var. radiata cultivar VC1973A unplaced genomic scaffold, Vradiata_ver6 scaffold_297, whole genome shotgun sequence genome, one interval contains:
- the LOC106779037 gene encoding uncharacterized protein LOC106779037 isoform X2, giving the protein MAAVGTEERITLKLMVLKKENKVIFAEADTCKEMLLCPRNSMEAYCRSSKINIDDTEPTEYFVCNDLVRCRIKPPVLISTFRNKRCRCGSMLAKPISTETFDSFDGFVQTNSSFMVTDGMKVFPNSFDKIINVLKDSGIENMSSISERTVNITKNQVVELLKHCFCSRSVLTDLFLEKAEKAGRDYRETLLKRRRITPCDLKANNCDGIIVKIVLRKSSGKILFAEGKADFADFLFTFLTIPLGALCLMGGCSYDDSVDGLYKSVVDLDEDYFTTKEVKNKFVDPVLAPQFKLHNLLSLKNGDVPNYFCYSEWDYHGKMVKDFCLTSKRKVELYPCYYESCVASEFLDPLSDTSNNGKAYVKGPTPYMVTDDLVVTPSSSLSVVSLLRTMNIPRHDLQEKVVSIGKEEGVRILQASLSSRSALTLGLSHLTKVKEEN; this is encoded by the exons ATGGCTGCTGTTGGAACTGAGGAACGTATTACCTTGAAGCTTATGGTgctcaaaaaagaaaataaagttatcTTTGCCGAGGCAG ATACCTGTAAAGAAATGCTACTGTGTCCCAGAAATTCAATGGAAGCTTATTGTAGGAGTTCGAAGATAAACATTGACGACACAGAGCCCACTGAGTATTTCGTATGTAACGACTTGGTCCGTTGTAGAATCAAACCCCCTGTCTTGATAAGCACCTTCAGAAATAAAAGATGCAGATGTGGAAGTATGCTAGCAAAACCTATTTCTACTGAAACATTTGACTCCTTTGATGGTTTTGTTCAGACTAATTCCAGTTTCATGGTCACGGACGGTATGAAGGTTTTCCCGAATTCATtcgataaaattattaatgtgcTAAAGGACAGTGGAATAGAAAACATGTCTTCAATAAGCGAAAGGACGGTGAATATAACTAAGAATCAG GTTGTGGAGCTGCTGAAACATTGTTTTTGCTCAAGATCAGTTTTGACAGATTTGTTCTTAGAAAAAGCAGAAAAAGCAGGGAGAGATTACAGGGAGACATTgcttaaaagaagaagaatcacTCCCTGTGATCTTAAAGCGAATAATTGTGATGGAATCATAGTTAAAATAGTGTTGAGAAAATCTAGTGGGAAGATATTGTTTGCTGAAGGAAAAGCAGATTTTGCAGactttctttttacttttctgACTATTCCTTTGGGAGCGTTATGTTTGATGGGAGGGTGTTCTTATGATGACAGTGTTGATGGTTTGTATAAGAGTGTTGTTGATCTTGATGAAGATTATTTTACCACAAAGGAGGTAAAGAATAAGTTTGTTGATCCCGTTCTTGCCCCACAGTTCAAGTTGCACAATTTGCTATCTTTAAAGAATGGTGATGTTCCTAACTATTTTTGTTACTCTGAATGGGATTACCATGGTAAAATGGTTAAAGATTTCTGTTTGACTTCTAAACGTAAGGTAGAACTCTACCCCTGCTACTATGAAAGTTGTGTGGCTTCGGAGTTTCTGGATCCCCTGTCTGATACAAGTAACAATGGTAAAGCATATGTTAAAGGACCGACACCGTATATGGTAACGGATGATTTGGTCGTGACGCCGTCGTCCTCCCTTTCTGTTGTGTCTTTGCTGAGGACTATGAACATTCCCCGTCATGACTTACAAGAGAAAGTAGTTAGCATTGGCAAAGAGGAG GGCGTGCGCATACTACAGGCGTCATTAAGCTCTAGATCAGCCTTAACATTAGGCCTCAGCCACTTAACCAAAGTGAAGGAGGAGAACTGA
- the LOC106779037 gene encoding uncharacterized protein LOC106779037 isoform X1 codes for MAAVGTEERITLKLMVLKKENKVIFAEAGKDFVDVLFSFLTLPLGTIARVVRKESKLQPSEVASLSSLYQSVENLDKECFPTDTCKEMLLCPRNSMEAYCRSSKINIDDTEPTEYFVCNDLVRCRIKPPVLISTFRNKRCRCGSMLAKPISTETFDSFDGFVQTNSSFMVTDGMKVFPNSFDKIINVLKDSGIENMSSISERTVNITKNQVVELLKHCFCSRSVLTDLFLEKAEKAGRDYRETLLKRRRITPCDLKANNCDGIIVKIVLRKSSGKILFAEGKADFADFLFTFLTIPLGALCLMGGCSYDDSVDGLYKSVVDLDEDYFTTKEVKNKFVDPVLAPQFKLHNLLSLKNGDVPNYFCYSEWDYHGKMVKDFCLTSKRKVELYPCYYESCVASEFLDPLSDTSNNGKAYVKGPTPYMVTDDLVVTPSSSLSVVSLLRTMNIPRHDLQEKVVSIGKEEGVRILQASLSSRSALTLGLSHLTKVKEEN; via the exons ATGGCTGCTGTTGGAACTGAGGAACGTATTACCTTGAAGCTTATGGTgctcaaaaaagaaaataaagttatcTTTGCCGAGGCAGGTAAGGACTTTGTGGATGTTCTTTTTAGCTTCTTAACATTGCCATTAGGAACCATTGCAAGAGTTGTGCGCAAGGAGTCTAAGTTGCAGCCATCTGAAGTTGCATCTCTCAGCTCGCTCTATCAAAGTGTAGAGAATCTTGACAAAGAGTGTTTTCCCACAGATACCTGTAAAGAAATGCTACTGTGTCCCAGAAATTCAATGGAAGCTTATTGTAGGAGTTCGAAGATAAACATTGACGACACAGAGCCCACTGAGTATTTCGTATGTAACGACTTGGTCCGTTGTAGAATCAAACCCCCTGTCTTGATAAGCACCTTCAGAAATAAAAGATGCAGATGTGGAAGTATGCTAGCAAAACCTATTTCTACTGAAACATTTGACTCCTTTGATGGTTTTGTTCAGACTAATTCCAGTTTCATGGTCACGGACGGTATGAAGGTTTTCCCGAATTCATtcgataaaattattaatgtgcTAAAGGACAGTGGAATAGAAAACATGTCTTCAATAAGCGAAAGGACGGTGAATATAACTAAGAATCAG GTTGTGGAGCTGCTGAAACATTGTTTTTGCTCAAGATCAGTTTTGACAGATTTGTTCTTAGAAAAAGCAGAAAAAGCAGGGAGAGATTACAGGGAGACATTgcttaaaagaagaagaatcacTCCCTGTGATCTTAAAGCGAATAATTGTGATGGAATCATAGTTAAAATAGTGTTGAGAAAATCTAGTGGGAAGATATTGTTTGCTGAAGGAAAAGCAGATTTTGCAGactttctttttacttttctgACTATTCCTTTGGGAGCGTTATGTTTGATGGGAGGGTGTTCTTATGATGACAGTGTTGATGGTTTGTATAAGAGTGTTGTTGATCTTGATGAAGATTATTTTACCACAAAGGAGGTAAAGAATAAGTTTGTTGATCCCGTTCTTGCCCCACAGTTCAAGTTGCACAATTTGCTATCTTTAAAGAATGGTGATGTTCCTAACTATTTTTGTTACTCTGAATGGGATTACCATGGTAAAATGGTTAAAGATTTCTGTTTGACTTCTAAACGTAAGGTAGAACTCTACCCCTGCTACTATGAAAGTTGTGTGGCTTCGGAGTTTCTGGATCCCCTGTCTGATACAAGTAACAATGGTAAAGCATATGTTAAAGGACCGACACCGTATATGGTAACGGATGATTTGGTCGTGACGCCGTCGTCCTCCCTTTCTGTTGTGTCTTTGCTGAGGACTATGAACATTCCCCGTCATGACTTACAAGAGAAAGTAGTTAGCATTGGCAAAGAGGAG GGCGTGCGCATACTACAGGCGTCATTAAGCTCTAGATCAGCCTTAACATTAGGCCTCAGCCACTTAACCAAAGTGAAGGAGGAGAACTGA